The genome window TGGGAATGCGGAACGCGACCCAGAAGGCGTCGGTGATAGGGCCGGCGCCAAAGGCGCGCGCGACCAGGATGTCGCGGATCAGGCCGGAAATGCGGGACAGCATGGTAAAGCTGCTGACCGTGGCCGCCGAACGAAACAGGCTCATGGATTGGGTACTGAAAAAAGTGCGGGCCGGCCCGATGCGACTGCGTGGAACTGGATGCTATCAACAAAAAAAGGCAAGCCCGCTTTGCGAGCCTGCCTTTGTACTACATCACTTAGGCGGCATGCGGATGGCGCCGTCCAAGCGAATGGTCTCGCCATTGAGCATATCGTTCGTGATGATGCTGTGAACCAGCTTGGCGTAGTCTTCCGGGCGGCCCAGGCGGGCGGGGAAGGGGATGCTGGCAGCCAGCGAGTCCTGAACTTCCTGGGGCATGCCGAAGATCATCGGCGTGCCAAAAATGCCCGGGGCGATGGTCATGCAGCGGATGCCGGTCTTGGACAGATCGCGCGCGATCGGCAGGGTCATGCCGGCAACGCCAGCCTTGGACGCCGCATAGGCTGCCTGACCAATCTGGCCGTCAAAGGCCGCAACCGATGCCGTATTGATCATCACGCCGCGCTCGCCGGTGGGCTCGGGCGTGTTGGCGCTCATGGCTTCGGCGGCCAGACGCATCATGTTGAAGCTGCCGATCAGGTTGATCGACACGACCTTCTGGAACAGTTCCAGCGAGTGCGCGCCATTCTTGCCGACTATCTTGGCGGCAGGAGCCACGCCCGCGCAGTTGATCAAGCCAAACAGCGTGCCGAGTTCAGCGGCAGCGGCAACGGCGCTCTTGCCGTCGGCTTCCTGCGTGACATCGCAATGGACGTAGCGCTGGCCGAGTTCCTTGGCCAGGGCCTGGCCGGGTTCGTCCTGCACGTCGGCGATGACGACCTTTGCGCCGTTGTCCACCAGCATGCGCACGGTGCCTGCACCCAGGCCCGACGCGCCGCCCGTAACGATGAATACCTTGTTCGCGATTTCCATGTCTCTACCACCAGATCAATTCAAAGGAATGAAAGCGGCGCGACGGGCGCCGAATGTGACAAGGCCTTCGGGCCAAGAGCAGGACGCGTTGCGTCCGGCTGGCGCCGAAGGCCTTTGAGCCATCAACGCGCCAATCAGCTGTTGACGGCCTCGAACAGACGCGACTTGATTTCGTCGACGGCGCCCACGCCCGAGATCTTGCGGTATTTCGGGGCGGCAGCGGCGTTTTGCTGTGCCCAGGTCGAGTAGTAGTCGACCAGGGGGCGGGTTTGTTCGCGATACACGGACAAACGATGACGGACGGTTTCCTCGCGGTCGTCGTCGCGCTGGACCAGGTCTTCGCCGGTGACGTCATCCTTGCCTTCAACCTTGGGCGGGTTGAAGCGCACGTGGTAGCTGCGGCCGCTGGGCTGGTGCACGCGGCGCCCGCTCATGCGTTCAATGATGTCTTCTTCGGGAACTTCAATTTCCACCACGTAGTCCAGCTTGACGCCTGCGCTTTTGAGCGCATCGGCTTGCGGAATGGTGCGGGGGAAACCGTCGAACAGGTAGCCGTTTGCGCAATCGGGCTGCGTCAAGCGGTCTTGAACCAGGCCGATGATGATCTCGTCGGAAACCAGACCGCCGGCATCCATGACCTTCTTGGCTTCAATACCCAAGGGCGTGCCCGCCTTCACGGCGGCTCGCAGCATGTCGCCGGTGGAGATCTGGGGAATGCCGAAGTGTTGGGTGAGAAACGCGGCCTGGGTGCCTTTGCCGGCGCCGGGGGGTCCGAGCAAGATAAGACGCATGAGTGCTCCTGATGGGGTTTATTTTTTGTGATCCGGGGAATTATGCCGCAACGCAGCAGCCAATGCGGCGCTGCGCCATGGGAAATAACCCTTATATCTGTTTGCTGTAAATCAACCGGACGCGTTCCAGATCCGCCGGGGTATCTACCCCTGCCGCAGGAGGGCTGGACGCCCGGTGGACGACGATGACGTGGCCGTGTTCCATGGCGCGCAGTTGTTCCAGCGACTCGAACCGTTCCAGCACACCTTGCGGCAGGGTCGGGTATCGGCGCAGGAACGACACGCGGTAAGCATACAGGCCAATGTGGTGCCAGGCGGGCAGGCCGTCGGCCAACACCCGTTCGCCCGCGGCCAGCGCGTCGCGCGCCCAGGGAATGGGGGCGCGCGAAAAGTACAACGCGCGGTCGTCCGCGGCGCACACGAGCTTCACCACATTGGGGTTGAACAGCGCGTCGGCATCCGCCAGCGGACAGGCGCAGGTGGCGATATCGGCGTCGGGGCGAGCTTGCAGCTTGGCCGCGACCGCGTCGATGAGTTCCGGTTCGATCAAGGGCTCATCGCCCTGGACGTTCACGACGATGGCATCGTCTGGCAAACCCAACTGATCGACCGCTTCCGCCAGCCGGTCGGTGCCGGTTGGGTGATCCCCGCGCGTCATCAGCGCAGTCAAACCATGCGCTTGCACGGCC of Achromobacter seleniivolatilans contains these proteins:
- the kdsB gene encoding 3-deoxy-manno-octulosonate cytidylyltransferase, encoding MSFIALIPARTASTRLPDKPLADIAGKPMVVRTADRAALSGASKVYIATDDVRVQQAVQAHGLTALMTRGDHPTGTDRLAEAVDQLGLPDDAIVVNVQGDEPLIEPELIDAVAAKLQARPDADIATCACPLADADALFNPNVVKLVCAADDRALYFSRAPIPWARDALAAGERVLADGLPAWHHIGLYAYRVSFLRRYPTLPQGVLERFESLEQLRAMEHGHVIVVHRASSPPAAGVDTPADLERVRLIYSKQI
- a CDS encoding 3-hydroxyacyl-CoA dehydrogenase: MEIANKVFIVTGGASGLGAGTVRMLVDNGAKVVIADVQDEPGQALAKELGQRYVHCDVTQEADGKSAVAAAAELGTLFGLINCAGVAPAAKIVGKNGAHSLELFQKVVSINLIGSFNMMRLAAEAMSANTPEPTGERGVMINTASVAAFDGQIGQAAYAASKAGVAGMTLPIARDLSKTGIRCMTIAPGIFGTPMIFGMPQEVQDSLAASIPFPARLGRPEDYAKLVHSIITNDMLNGETIRLDGAIRMPPK
- the adk gene encoding adenylate kinase; protein product: MRLILLGPPGAGKGTQAAFLTQHFGIPQISTGDMLRAAVKAGTPLGIEAKKVMDAGGLVSDEIIIGLVQDRLTQPDCANGYLFDGFPRTIPQADALKSAGVKLDYVVEIEVPEEDIIERMSGRRVHQPSGRSYHVRFNPPKVEGKDDVTGEDLVQRDDDREETVRHRLSVYREQTRPLVDYYSTWAQQNAAAAPKYRKISGVGAVDEIKSRLFEAVNS